A window of the Brassica oleracea var. oleracea cultivar TO1000 chromosome C1, BOL, whole genome shotgun sequence genome harbors these coding sequences:
- the LOC106339482 gene encoding uncharacterized protein LOC106339482 produces the protein MDEEHRDMKAHKAYYQRVDFVSNSLQGISQLCPCGSITKEIVDEEDTYDYLPGKRYFICKDFENDGLHYRQPWVMGVQEEVERLKQKVLRHENLLRECEALKAQVKMLVKRVSELERLF, from the exons ATGGATGAAGAACATCGAGATATGAAAGCACACAAAGCATACTACCAGAGGGTTGATTTCGTATCAAATTCGCTGCAGGGGATTTCCCAACTGTGCCCCTGTGGATCAATCACGAAGGAAATTGTAGATGAAGAGGATACATATGACTACCTCCCTGGGAAAAGATACTTCATCTGCAAAGACTTCGAG AATGACGGTCTGCATTACAGGCAACCATGGGTTATGGGTGTGCAAGAAGAGGTTGAGAGGCTCAAACAAAAAGTTCTCCGCCATGAGAACCTTCTTAGAGAGTGTGAGGCACTTAAG GCACAGGTTAAAATGTTGGTAAAGCGGGTATCTGAACTTGAGCGACTCTTCTGA
- the LOC106339491 gene encoding glutathione S-transferase T3-like: MASSSSFVNLLASQGSVDLDSAETPLFSTQSLQESSVKERRKWSVKEDLILIGVWLNTSKDSIVGNEQKVPRELGQCKQRWARINDLVCKFAGCYDTALREQRSGQNDNDVMKAALDIFNSDQNIKFNLEHAWRELRHDVKWCSTYLEKDKDKRKTTDTPVAELEDRPIGVKASKAAGKRKKTGKDEELIKLEGLMEMKKQISRQTFLERSVEDMCEMKTRDGVSSLFSPGS, from the exons ATGGCAAGCTCCTCTAGTTTTGTTAATCTCTTAGCGAGCCAAGGATCAGTTGACCTTGACTCTGCAGAGACTCCTTTGTTTAGTACCCAATCTCTGCAAGAGTCAAGTGTCAAAGAGAGGAGAAAGTGGTCTGTGAAGGAGGATTTAATCCTGATAGGTGTTTGGCTCAACACTAGCAAAGATTCAATCGTCGGTAACGAACAAAAAG TGCCAAGAGAACTAGGGCAATGCAAGCAAAGATGGGCTAGGATCAATGATTTGGTCTGCAAGTTTGCTGGCTGCTACGACACGGCATTGAGGGAGCAGAGAAGCGGTCAAAATGACAACGATGTGATGAAGGCTGCCTTGGATATCTTCAACAGTGACCAGAACATTAAGTTCAACTTGGAACATGCATGGAGGGAGCTTAGGCATGATGTGAAATGGTGCTCCACCTATCTGGAGAAGGACAAGGATAAGCGCAAAACTACGGATACTCCGGTTGCAGAACTAGAAGATAGACCAATAGGGGTTAAGGCTTCGAAGGCTGCGGGTAAGAGGAAGAAAACTGGAAAAGATGAAGAATTAATCAAGCTTGAAGGGCTGATGGAGATGAAAAAGCAAATCTCAAGGCAAACTTTTCTTGAAA GATCAGTAGAAGACATGTGCGAGATGAAGACAAGAGATGGTGTCTCTTCCTTGTTCAGTCCCGGGTCTTAA